A single genomic interval of Thermodesulfobacteriota bacterium harbors:
- a CDS encoding BrnT family toxin — MLPPGGGVPGPADHGVGAVRQEHARSEAALAGWGHGKSVGPVPAEGEQRFVTLGSNVFGLLRVVVWTHRGESIRVISVRKPTPRERRAL; from the coding sequence ATGCTTCCGCCGGGAGGAGGAGTGCCGGGGCCGGCGGATCACGGTGTGGGGGCTGTGAGGCAGGAGCATGCACGGAGCGAGGCGGCACTCGCTGGGTGGGGGCATGGCAAGTCGGTTGGCCCTGTGCCCGCAGAGGGTGAGCAGCGTTTCGTGACTCTGGGCTCGAACGTGTTCGGCCTGTTAAGGGTGGTGGTCTGGACCCACCGCGGCGAGAGCATCCGCGTGATTTCCGTGCGTAAGCCGACCCCCAGAGAGAGGAGGGCATTATGA
- a CDS encoding CopG family transcriptional regulator — MKREYDFSGGKRGPVVSSQGKTCVTLYLVDAIIQRFKEEAERTGRGYQALINEALAAFLGCGQDVLTPDIVRRIVREELGVRH, encoded by the coding sequence ATGAAGAGGGAGTATGATTTCTCAGGGGGGAAACGAGGTCCGGTGGTCTCCTCCCAAGGAAAGACCTGTGTCACTCTTTACCTGGTTGATGCCATCATCCAGCGTTTCAAAGAGGAGGCCGAGAGAACGGGACGCGGCTACCAGGCCCTGATCAATGAGGCATTGGCCGCGTTTCTGGGCTGCGGGCAGGACGTGCTGACCCCGGACATCGTCCGTCGGATCGTGCGCGAGGAGCTGGGGGTACGGCATTGA